In one Catenovulum adriaticum genomic region, the following are encoded:
- a CDS encoding DUF3369 domain-containing protein produces MPNDFLFNDENIEDAPALDSNWKVMIVDDEEEVHAVTKLALNDFQFQNRGLEFISAYSGEQAKKAIIDHPDTAVILLDVVMETDDAGLHVVDFIRNQAHNHFVRVILRTGQPGQAPERQVIINYDINDYKSKTELTAQKLFTVIMSSLRSYRDMMALEKNRVGLETVIRASANLFSNHSMESFIQGLLQQLISIVTCSNEAMYITSLVADDETGSGELIIVAGQGEFEGVEGKKLFDVVDPQIKSSFEQAIGNRSIIYGQGYIVAYCQSRTTRGALLYIANIAETLSETDKHLIELFTQNVQIAFDNVLLTQDIENTQKEVVIRMSEAVECRSKETGNHVKRVAKYCRVMAKYLHMSAQDTEHLVLAAPLHDIGKIGIPDIILNKPGKLDDAERDIMKSHADLGYQILKDSNKPIIAAGAVIALDHHEKWDGSGYPNNKKGTDIHLFGRIVALADVYDALRNERCYKAAWSCEQTLELIKNESGLHFDPELVEICLSHVDEFEAILTDYPD; encoded by the coding sequence ATGCCCAATGATTTTTTATTCAATGATGAAAATATTGAAGATGCACCTGCTTTAGATTCTAATTGGAAGGTCATGATAGTTGATGACGAAGAAGAAGTTCATGCGGTTACTAAATTAGCATTAAATGATTTTCAATTTCAAAATAGGGGGCTTGAGTTTATTAGCGCCTATTCTGGAGAGCAAGCCAAAAAAGCAATTATTGATCATCCAGATACCGCGGTTATATTACTAGACGTTGTTATGGAAACAGACGATGCAGGCTTACACGTTGTCGATTTTATTCGTAATCAAGCTCACAACCACTTTGTTAGAGTGATTTTGCGCACCGGGCAACCTGGCCAAGCGCCGGAGCGTCAGGTCATTATTAATTATGATATTAATGACTACAAATCAAAAACTGAACTGACCGCGCAAAAGTTATTTACGGTAATAATGTCTAGCCTAAGATCGTACCGAGATATGATGGCACTTGAAAAAAACCGAGTGGGGCTTGAAACCGTTATCCGAGCGTCAGCTAATTTATTTAGCAACCATTCGATGGAAAGCTTTATTCAAGGCTTATTACAACAATTAATTTCAATCGTTACTTGCTCAAATGAAGCTATGTATATTACTTCACTCGTTGCAGATGATGAAACGGGCAGTGGAGAATTAATTATCGTAGCAGGACAAGGTGAATTTGAAGGGGTTGAAGGCAAAAAGCTATTTGATGTTGTCGATCCACAAATAAAGTCATCTTTTGAACAGGCTATTGGCAACAGAAGCATTATTTATGGGCAAGGATATATTGTTGCGTATTGCCAAAGCCGAACCACTAGAGGCGCTTTGCTATATATTGCCAATATAGCCGAAACTTTATCAGAAACAGATAAGCATCTAATAGAGCTATTTACTCAAAATGTGCAAATCGCATTTGATAACGTGTTATTAACCCAAGATATTGAAAATACTCAAAAAGAAGTTGTCATTCGGATGAGTGAAGCGGTTGAATGTCGCTCAAAGGAAACCGGTAATCACGTTAAGCGGGTGGCTAAATATTGTCGGGTAATGGCTAAATATTTACATATGTCAGCGCAAGATACTGAGCATTTAGTGCTTGCAGCGCCTTTGCATGACATTGGTAAAATCGGTATTCCTGACATTATTTTAAATAAACCAGGTAAGCTAGATGATGCAGAGCGAGATATTATGAAAAGCCATGCCGATTTGGGCTATCAAATATTAAAAGATAGCAATAAACCTATCATTGCTGCCGGTGCTGTGATTGCATTAGATCATCACGAAAAATGGGACGGTAGTGGCTATCCTAATAATAAAAAAGGGACTGATATTCATTTGTTTGGTCGAATTGTTGCATTAGCAGATGTGTATGATGCACTTAGAAATGAACGCTGCTACAAAGCAGCTTGGTCTTGCGAGCAAACATTAGAACTAATTAAAAATGAATCAGGTTTGCACTTTGATCCTGAATTAGTTGAAATTTGTCTCAGTCATGTAGATGAATTTGAAGCTATTTTAACGGATTATCCTGATTAA
- the lolB gene encoding lipoprotein insertase outer membrane protein LolB, whose protein sequence is MKAFSTLNRLTLLIFVIFIQACSSLSPVDLSKIEHANQIQNYTIKGKIAFKTTQQAKSATFYWQQKSSDYHIKLSTYLGIQLADIKGTTNYIEIDADGANYQSNDPQGLIAKQIGWKLPIQHLSNWVKGVHNGVVINTHDNGLAKKVLVRTSSTQEWTITYLSYQTLGHLKLPQKIKCETPTLTVILQINQWDHINQ, encoded by the coding sequence TTGAAAGCCTTTAGCACCTTGAATCGACTAACTTTATTGATATTTGTTATATTTATACAAGCTTGTAGTAGTTTATCCCCTGTCGACTTGTCAAAAATTGAGCATGCAAACCAAATTCAAAACTATACCATTAAGGGTAAAATAGCCTTTAAAACAACACAACAAGCAAAATCAGCCACCTTTTATTGGCAACAAAAATCCAGTGACTACCATATAAAACTAAGTACTTATTTAGGTATTCAATTAGCCGATATAAAAGGCACAACAAACTACATTGAAATTGATGCCGACGGTGCAAATTACCAATCAAACGATCCACAAGGTTTAATTGCTAAACAAATCGGCTGGAAATTACCCATTCAACATTTATCTAACTGGGTAAAGGGCGTACATAATGGCGTTGTCATTAATACACACGATAACGGTTTGGCAAAAAAAGTATTGGTCAGAACCAGTTCAACTCAAGAGTGGACCATAACTTATTTAAGTTATCAAACACTTGGTCACTTAAAACTGCCTCAAAAAATAAAGTGCGAAACCCCTACTTTAACTGTCATTTTGCAAATTAATCAGTGGGACCATATTAATCAATGA
- the hemA gene encoding glutamyl-tRNA reductase, whose product MALFSFGISYKTAPVSIREKVAFSTEQIVEFVLALKQADIADEAVVVSTCNRTEVYLTSSEFNRADALNWLTKIHGVNSEKLNDCLYFYSESESVRHVMQVACGLDSMVLGEPQILGQLKQAYAVADQHRFIGGPLSKLFQMTFSVAKDVRTNTEIGESAVSVAFAAVSLAKQIFADLAKAKVLLVGAGETTELVARHLYDSGARELTVANRSVQRAESLANEFNAHVSTLSQIPDLLTEVDIVVSSTASTLPLIGKGMVENAIKQRRNRPIFMVDLAVPRDIETQVNDIDNIYLYTVDDLQGIVQRNQKKRLVAAEQAQQIIEVEIENYQLWLKSLESVDYVRSYRAQAEQIKNTLLQRALNQLEQGADAQKIVTELSNKLTNQLVHTPTVALKVAASAEDKSNIEFLAEHLGVNPE is encoded by the coding sequence ATGGCATTATTTTCTTTCGGTATTAGCTATAAAACAGCTCCGGTTAGTATACGGGAGAAAGTTGCATTTTCCACTGAGCAAATTGTTGAATTTGTTCTGGCACTCAAGCAAGCCGATATCGCTGACGAAGCTGTCGTTGTTTCTACCTGTAACCGAACCGAAGTTTACCTGACCAGTAGCGAATTTAATAGAGCCGATGCGCTCAATTGGTTAACCAAAATACATGGTGTAAATAGTGAAAAGCTAAATGATTGCTTATATTTTTATAGTGAATCAGAGAGTGTGCGCCATGTTATGCAAGTAGCTTGTGGTTTGGATTCTATGGTTTTAGGCGAGCCGCAAATTTTAGGGCAACTAAAACAAGCTTATGCAGTAGCTGATCAGCACAGATTTATTGGCGGTCCTTTATCTAAATTATTTCAAATGACTTTTTCAGTCGCTAAAGATGTGCGTACCAACACTGAAATTGGCGAATCTGCGGTATCAGTTGCCTTTGCGGCGGTGAGTTTAGCAAAACAAATTTTTGCTGATTTAGCTAAAGCAAAAGTATTATTAGTTGGAGCAGGTGAAACAACCGAATTAGTTGCTCGTCACTTATATGATTCAGGCGCTCGCGAACTGACAGTGGCCAATAGAAGTGTACAGCGCGCTGAAAGCTTAGCGAATGAGTTTAACGCTCATGTTTCAACCTTGTCGCAAATCCCAGACTTATTAACTGAAGTCGATATTGTGGTTAGTTCAACGGCCAGTACGTTACCTTTAATTGGTAAAGGCATGGTTGAAAATGCAATAAAACAACGCCGTAATCGTCCAATCTTTATGGTTGATTTAGCTGTGCCAAGAGATATTGAAACCCAAGTTAACGATATAGATAATATTTATCTATATACAGTTGACGACTTACAAGGCATAGTCCAACGCAATCAAAAAAAGCGTTTAGTCGCAGCCGAGCAAGCACAACAAATAATTGAAGTTGAAATTGAAAACTATCAGCTTTGGCTTAAGTCGCTTGAGTCAGTTGACTACGTTAGAAGTTATCGTGCGCAGGCCGAGCAAATTAAAAATACTTTATTGCAGCGTGCTTTAAATCAACTAGAGCAGGGCGCTGATGCACAAAAAATTGTTACTGAGTTAAGTAATAAATTAACCAATCAATTAGTGCATACACCCACGGTGGCATTAAAAGTGGCTGCAAGCGCAGAAGATAAATCCAATATTGAATTTTTAGCCGAGCATCTTGGCGTTAATCCAGAGTAA
- a CDS encoding GGDEF domain-containing protein — MNLIHFKKTKSFWFSTIVMLFAIICIQYFVENQLKQQQQKRLEQFAKIYSEVFKQIYVKELEPAYHETQQVFSQMQDNSFYTSIIAPDGELLVDTRLHWSEISKVENLASLPEIKALNNQNNSLHLSRYDENQQYSASFFTTYFTTNDNQNLIIRVGQNNKAINQLIINIRVQVAAFLLTLVTFYWLSLFSERNKISRLASRHTQELKSKITETAQSYIDLQQTSSCLSVANSQTEAENISLQFLAHILPNVKTEIRLDPINHSQREQFDMLDCWALRTSKPYLADNSSTQCLHVKQQMKNTSDFVKCFPLMSQTSIYGVLTLYFNQQDYQHVENTYSTQLVFLCQNLSLNLSRIRLRDALDKKAHTDPLTDLWNRRYFFKKLKQWTPNQPETSAAFIMVDIDHFKSVNDSLGHDEGDKALKWVSKTLTDMSRESDIVARLGGEEFALLCPKMNKSQIQTFFDRVSKALTDYKLSDTRSITLSMGVAFTVNYTIDNDELIKAADKALYKAKNQGRNQLCFADSQNIISIDSFEKN; from the coding sequence ATGAACTTAATACATTTTAAAAAAACCAAATCGTTTTGGTTTTCAACCATAGTGATGCTATTTGCCATTATTTGCATTCAATATTTTGTAGAGAATCAATTAAAGCAACAACAGCAGAAACGACTGGAACAATTTGCAAAAATTTACTCAGAAGTCTTTAAGCAAATTTATGTAAAAGAGCTTGAGCCTGCTTACCATGAAACTCAGCAAGTTTTTTCACAAATGCAAGACAACTCATTTTATACTTCAATTATAGCGCCTGACGGTGAACTATTAGTGGACACTCGATTACATTGGAGTGAAATCAGCAAAGTAGAAAACCTAGCTTCGTTACCTGAAATTAAAGCTCTTAACAACCAAAATAACAGTTTGCATTTGAGCCGTTATGATGAAAATCAGCAATATTCAGCCAGCTTTTTTACAACTTACTTCACCACTAACGATAATCAAAATTTAATCATTCGGGTAGGTCAAAATAACAAAGCAATCAATCAACTCATTATTAATATCCGAGTGCAAGTGGCTGCATTTTTATTAACCTTAGTAACTTTTTACTGGTTAAGCTTGTTTTCCGAACGAAATAAAATAAGCCGACTGGCATCTCGACATACCCAAGAGTTAAAAAGCAAAATAACCGAAACCGCACAATCCTATATTGATCTGCAGCAGACCAGTTCTTGCTTATCGGTTGCAAATTCTCAAACCGAAGCGGAAAATATAAGCCTGCAATTTTTGGCTCATATTTTACCTAATGTAAAAACTGAAATCCGACTTGACCCAATAAACCATTCACAACGAGAGCAATTCGACATGCTGGATTGCTGGGCACTTAGAACCAGCAAGCCTTATTTAGCCGACAATTCCAGCACTCAGTGTTTACATGTAAAGCAGCAAATGAAAAACACATCTGATTTTGTAAAGTGTTTTCCACTCATGAGCCAAACCAGTATTTATGGGGTACTCACACTTTATTTTAATCAACAAGATTACCAACATGTAGAAAATACCTACAGTACTCAGCTCGTTTTTTTATGTCAGAATTTATCTTTAAATTTATCCCGCATTCGCTTACGGGACGCTCTTGATAAAAAAGCCCATACAGATCCTTTAACAGACTTATGGAATCGACGTTACTTTTTTAAAAAATTAAAGCAATGGACTCCCAATCAGCCAGAAACCAGCGCGGCATTTATTATGGTTGATATAGATCACTTTAAAAGCGTTAATGACTCGCTCGGGCACGATGAAGGTGATAAAGCATTAAAGTGGGTTTCAAAAACCCTAACAGATATGTCTAGAGAATCTGACATTGTTGCCAGGTTAGGCGGTGAAGAATTTGCACTTTTATGCCCTAAAATGAATAAATCTCAAATTCAAACTTTTTTTGACCGAGTATCCAAAGCCCTGACAGACTATAAATTATCAGACACAAGATCAATTACCTTATCAATGGGTGTGGCATTTACAGTTAATTATACAATTGATAATGATGAGCTAATTAAAGCCGCAGATAAAGCCTTATATAAAGCGAAAAACCAAGGCCGAAATCAGCTTTGTTTTGCCGATAGTCAAAACATTATCTCTATTGATTCATTTGAAAAAAATTAA
- a CDS encoding ribose-phosphate pyrophosphokinase — protein MPDMKIFTGNATPELAQRIADRLYTKLGSAVVGRFSDGEISVQINENVRGADVFIIQSTCAPTNDNLMELIVMIDALRRASAGRITAVIPYFGYARQDRRVRSARVPITAKVIADFLSNVGVDRVMTVDLHAEQIQGFFDVPVDNVFGSPILLDHMSEQKFENPVIVSPDIGGVVRARAIAKQFDDCDLAIIDKRRPRANVAQVMHIIGDVQGRDCIIVDDMIDTGGTLSKAAAALKEKGANQVFAYATHPVFSGNAVENIRDSQIDKLIVTDSIPLDPAMAKLDKVVQRTLSSMLAEAIRRVSNEESISAMFEG, from the coding sequence GTGCCTGATATGAAAATTTTCACAGGAAACGCAACCCCTGAGCTGGCTCAGAGAATCGCGGATCGCCTATACACTAAGCTAGGCTCGGCTGTTGTCGGTCGTTTTAGCGATGGTGAAATTAGCGTTCAGATTAATGAAAACGTTCGCGGTGCAGATGTTTTTATCATCCAGTCAACTTGCGCTCCTACGAATGACAATTTAATGGAACTGATTGTCATGATCGATGCGTTACGTCGTGCTTCAGCAGGCCGTATCACTGCGGTAATTCCTTATTTTGGTTACGCACGCCAAGACAGACGAGTCCGTTCTGCTCGTGTTCCGATTACTGCCAAAGTCATCGCAGACTTTTTATCAAATGTGGGTGTTGACCGTGTTATGACGGTTGATTTACATGCTGAGCAGATCCAAGGCTTTTTTGATGTGCCTGTTGATAATGTATTTGGCAGTCCAATTTTGCTTGACCACATGTCTGAGCAAAAATTTGAAAACCCAGTTATTGTATCGCCAGATATTGGTGGTGTAGTACGTGCGCGGGCAATTGCAAAACAGTTTGATGATTGTGATTTAGCCATTATTGATAAACGTCGCCCTCGCGCCAACGTTGCTCAAGTAATGCATATTATTGGGGATGTTCAAGGCCGAGACTGCATTATTGTCGACGATATGATAGATACGGGTGGCACCTTATCAAAAGCCGCTGCTGCACTAAAAGAAAAAGGGGCTAATCAAGTATTTGCTTACGCAACCCACCCTGTATTTTCTGGCAATGCGGTTGAAAACATCCGTGATTCACAAATCGATAAACTTATCGTCACAGACAGTATTCCGCTAGATCCCGCGATGGCTAAGTTAGATAAAGTAGTACAGCGCACATTAAGTTCAATGCTAGCTGAAGCAATTCGCCGCGTTAGTAATGAAGAATCTATTTCTGCCATGTTTGAAGGTTAG
- the prfA gene encoding peptide chain release factor 1 — protein MKESIIYKLELLEERYEEVQAMLGDAEIITNQDKFRALSKEYAQLEEVVKGFRAYQQAQEDLAAAEEMLEEDDAEMKEMAQEEIKAAKATLEALTHELQILLLPKDPNDSRNCYIEVRAGAGGDEAGIFAGDLFRMYSRYAESKRWQVELISANESEQGGYKEVVAKINGDGAYGELKFESGGHRVQRVPETESQGRIHTSACTVAVLPEVPESEAIQLNPADLRVDTYRASGAGGQHVNKTDSAIRLTHLPTGIVVECQDERSQHKNRAKAMSVLVARIQAVEDEKRRSEEESTRRSLVGSGDRSERIRTYNYPQGRITDHRINLTLYRLNDVIAGDLSAVLEPIIQEHQADQLAALSESDI, from the coding sequence ATGAAAGAATCTATAATTTACAAACTTGAACTACTCGAAGAAAGATATGAAGAAGTTCAAGCCATGTTAGGTGATGCTGAAATCATTACAAATCAAGACAAATTTAGAGCTTTATCTAAAGAATATGCACAACTTGAAGAAGTCGTAAAAGGTTTTCGAGCTTATCAACAAGCACAAGAAGATTTAGCTGCCGCTGAAGAAATGCTTGAAGAAGATGACGCTGAAATGAAAGAAATGGCTCAGGAAGAAATCAAAGCCGCAAAAGCGACACTTGAAGCGTTAACTCATGAACTACAAATTTTGTTATTACCTAAAGATCCAAACGATAGCCGCAATTGTTATATTGAAGTGCGAGCTGGTGCTGGTGGTGATGAAGCGGGTATTTTTGCTGGCGATTTGTTCCGAATGTATTCACGTTATGCTGAAAGTAAGCGTTGGCAGGTTGAGTTAATCAGTGCAAACGAAAGTGAACAGGGCGGTTATAAAGAAGTTGTTGCCAAAATAAATGGCGATGGCGCTTACGGCGAACTTAAGTTTGAATCAGGCGGCCACCGCGTGCAGCGTGTACCTGAAACAGAGTCTCAAGGTCGTATCCATACTTCGGCTTGTACGGTAGCAGTATTACCAGAAGTACCAGAATCAGAAGCCATTCAATTAAACCCAGCCGATTTACGAGTCGATACCTATCGTGCATCTGGTGCCGGTGGTCAGCACGTAAATAAAACCGATTCAGCTATTCGACTAACTCACTTACCAACAGGTATTGTTGTAGAGTGTCAAGATGAACGATCGCAACATAAAAACCGTGCCAAAGCCATGTCGGTTTTAGTGGCACGTATTCAAGCGGTAGAAGATGAAAAACGTCGCAGCGAAGAAGAATCAACTCGTCGCAGTTTAGTGGGCAGTGGGGATCGTTCTGAACGTATCCGTACTTATAATTATCCGCAAGGTCGAATTACAGATCATAGAATCAACTTAACTTTATATCGCTTAAATGATGTAATAGCCGGTGATTTAAGTGCAGTATTAGAACCTATTATTCAAGAACATCAAGCTGACCAGCTTGCAGCTTTATCTGAATCTGATATTTAA
- the ispE gene encoding 4-(cytidine 5'-diphospho)-2-C-methyl-D-erythritol kinase, with product MKTELSCLSPAKINWFLHITGQRENGYHELQTLFQFVSLADQMHFKLTQDNEIKLTGDLLNLSPKENLIYKAAKILQPLVKNNFGVEISVQKNIPTGAGLGGGSSNCATTLLVLNKLWQLNLSLKALTEIGVKLGADVPVFVQGQTAFAQGIGEFLYPTQVQPQTLLLAIPKNCHISTQAIFADKALPRNTSKIDFAQYSFEKTHNDFESIAKARFPLVAKTLNWLIEYAPSRMTGSGACCFALFENKKQAEEIANNAPQGIQTYVVDTLNLSPVHALLAEQF from the coding sequence ATGAAAACTGAATTAAGCTGTTTATCACCCGCTAAAATAAACTGGTTTTTACACATTACGGGCCAAAGAGAGAACGGCTATCACGAATTACAAACTTTATTTCAATTTGTTAGCCTTGCCGACCAGATGCATTTTAAGCTAACCCAAGACAATGAAATAAAATTAACTGGTGATTTATTAAATTTATCGCCTAAAGAAAATTTAATTTATAAAGCGGCAAAAATTTTACAGCCGCTCGTCAAAAATAATTTTGGCGTTGAAATTAGCGTGCAAAAAAATATTCCAACGGGTGCTGGTTTAGGTGGCGGTTCTTCAAATTGCGCCACAACTTTATTAGTTTTAAATAAATTATGGCAACTTAATTTATCGTTAAAAGCGTTAACTGAAATAGGCGTAAAGCTAGGCGCAGACGTGCCTGTGTTCGTTCAGGGGCAAACAGCCTTTGCACAAGGCATAGGGGAATTTTTGTATCCAACTCAAGTTCAGCCGCAAACTTTATTATTGGCAATTCCTAAAAATTGCCATATTTCAACCCAAGCTATTTTTGCCGATAAAGCGCTGCCTAGAAACACCTCAAAAATAGATTTTGCTCAATATTCGTTCGAAAAAACGCATAATGACTTTGAATCTATTGCAAAAGCACGCTTTCCTTTGGTTGCCAAAACCTTAAACTGGTTGATAGAATACGCGCCATCGAGAATGACAGGGTCTGGTGCTTGCTGTTTTGCTTTGTTTGAAAACAAAAAACAAGCGGAAGAAATTGCAAACAATGCGCCACAAGGTATTCAAACATATGTTGTTGATACCCTAAATCTTTCACCTGTTCATGCTTTGTTAGCAGAACAGTTTTAG
- the prmC gene encoding peptide chain release factor N(5)-glutamine methyltransferase, whose product MLIQAPFSIEQVWRQAASLLTESDSAQLDAQLLLLKILNKNDRAYLHTWPEKILTETQILAFEQDLQQRLAGKPVAHILGFKEFWGLELQVNASTLIPRPDTEIVIDTVLNLYQSKLMSQIKVLDLGTGTGAIALAIKSECPQWQVDAVEYSAPAYQLAKSNAERLNLPINVYQGSWFEPLKQGNNSPLKYDLIVSNPPYIDKNDPHLVQGDVRYEPESALIANDNGLSDIKHIIEQSPNYLTKQAWLIIEHGYQQAQAVQSLFNLFPHFKHIQTQPDLSGQPRITFAQFY is encoded by the coding sequence ATGTTAATTCAAGCGCCATTTTCAATTGAACAAGTTTGGCGTCAGGCCGCCAGCTTGTTAACTGAATCTGACTCGGCGCAATTAGATGCCCAACTTTTGTTATTAAAAATACTTAATAAAAATGACCGTGCTTATTTGCATACTTGGCCTGAAAAAATCCTAACTGAAACTCAAATATTAGCTTTTGAGCAAGATTTACAACAAAGGTTAGCAGGCAAACCCGTTGCTCACATATTAGGGTTTAAGGAATTTTGGGGACTTGAACTCCAAGTGAATGCTTCAACTTTAATTCCCCGACCTGATACCGAAATTGTTATTGATACCGTATTAAATTTGTACCAAAGCAAATTAATGTCGCAAATAAAGGTATTAGATTTAGGCACTGGAACCGGTGCAATTGCCTTGGCCATTAAATCAGAATGTCCACAATGGCAGGTTGATGCGGTAGAATACTCAGCGCCCGCATATCAGCTTGCTAAAAGTAATGCTGAACGATTAAATTTGCCTATTAATGTATATCAGGGGAGTTGGTTTGAGCCACTAAAGCAGGGTAATAACTCACCTCTAAAATACGATCTTATTGTATCAAATCCACCTTATATCGATAAAAATGATCCACATTTAGTGCAAGGTGATGTGAGATATGAGCCTGAATCTGCGTTGATTGCAAATGACAATGGCTTGTCTGATATTAAACATATAATAGAGCAAAGCCCAAATTATTTAACCAAACAAGCTTGGCTAATAATAGAACACGGTTATCAGCAAGCTCAGGCCGTACAAAGCTTATTTAATTTATTTCCCCATTTTAAACATATCCAAACTCAGCCTGATTTATCTGGTCAGCCTCGAATTACCTTTGCACAATTTTATTAA
- the panB gene encoding 3-methyl-2-oxobutanoate hydroxymethyltransferase: MKQTLKQLQQFKGVNRISMLTAYNCPIARSIEQAGIPIILVGDSVGMVEMGFSSTRDVTMEHMIYHIEGVRRGAPNTHIIGDLPHLSYESIDDAVTNAKRIIAAGADSVKLEGPYFDAVKAICAQGIEVVAHTGLTPQKATSFKKVGKDENEAQQIIEDSKKLIEAGAGMLVVEHVPAQLGAQISNELTVPVIGIGAGGETDGQVLVINDALGIGDYWPPFSKQYAHVSDTVLKVATQFKDEVQHKQFP; the protein is encoded by the coding sequence ATGAAACAAACATTAAAACAACTTCAACAATTTAAAGGCGTTAACCGCATTAGCATGTTAACTGCTTATAACTGTCCTATTGCTCGTAGCATTGAACAAGCAGGCATACCTATCATTTTGGTCGGAGATTCTGTCGGCATGGTTGAAATGGGCTTTAGCAGCACTCGCGATGTTACCATGGAACATATGATTTATCATATTGAAGGCGTTCGTCGTGGTGCCCCTAATACGCATATTATTGGCGACTTGCCCCATCTGTCGTATGAATCAATTGATGATGCCGTCACAAATGCCAAGCGAATTATTGCTGCCGGGGCCGACAGTGTAAAATTAGAAGGGCCTTATTTTGATGCCGTTAAAGCAATTTGTGCCCAAGGCATTGAAGTTGTTGCTCATACTGGATTAACTCCCCAAAAAGCAACCAGTTTTAAAAAAGTAGGTAAAGACGAAAACGAAGCTCAGCAAATTATTGAAGATTCAAAAAAATTAATTGAAGCTGGCGCTGGTATGTTGGTGGTGGAGCATGTACCAGCTCAACTTGGCGCACAAATAAGCAATGAGTTGACTGTACCTGTTATTGGTATTGGTGCGGGCGGCGAAACTGATGGACAAGTATTAGTAATAAACGATGCACTAGGTATAGGAGATTATTGGCCGCCGTTTTCAAAGCAATACGCGCATGTTAGCGATACAGTATTAAAAGTGGCAACACAATTTAAAGATGAAGTGCAACACAAGCAATTTCCTTAA
- a CDS encoding DUF3081 family protein, which produces MKNSLDSKMIYRVFAIIQEKGIEKEDGWYHHGLIANSDQEGYNICIKDPYVTLTLGFHHSYHLDYRNGVEAEDFTNKLLDVYREKSN; this is translated from the coding sequence ATGAAAAACAGTTTAGATAGTAAAATGATTTACCGTGTTTTCGCGATTATTCAAGAAAAGGGAATTGAAAAAGAAGATGGCTGGTATCACCATGGTTTAATTGCCAATAGTGATCAAGAAGGTTACAACATTTGCATTAAAGACCCCTATGTCACTTTAACGTTAGGCTTTCATCATAGTTATCATTTAGATTATCGAAATGGTGTTGAAGCAGAAGATTTTACCAATAAATTATTAGATGTATATCGCGAAAAGTCTAATTAA